Proteins from one Mycobacterium sp. EPa45 genomic window:
- a CDS encoding DUF6049 family protein, with translation MTTPRWVGKLPRIVLILGFLAVLAMPTTAPAAAGEPGSAPFLQVRVDSVTPDLITTTSEPTVTVTGTVTNVGDRPVRDVVARLERATAVTSSAGLRTNLDGANDQFQPVGEFATVAPEMQRGQAVGFTFSYPLRSRTAPSLGIERPGVYPLLININGTPDYGDAARLDDARFLLPVLGVPPDPTNTSADTLTDVVPPDTTKPVAVTMLWPLADKPRLAPGVPGGSTPVRLMNDDLAVSLAAGGRLDTLLSAVDFATTPPVDPGGDTARALCLAVDPDLLVTVNAMTAGYVVSDSPDGLGTAAHPGTGQAAAVAWLDKLRALAKRMCVAPTPYAQADLGALQRVGDAGLNSAATVSAGDIIDQILGITSVRGATILGDGPLTPAGVALLSGQGPTVAIAAANCSAQDSSTGAPMIADVAPRRLSPQVVLAPFDPAVGAALAGVGTDPDLPTYLDSSLTVPLDHDSMVARRQDAIASIMWRALQPEAEPRGQILLPPLKWSPQPNDAQSMLTALATTIRSGLAFARPLDAVITQSSTSAAAASPGADLLRNARGGFDDDVISTITGQVGRLWGLTASLTTDPRTGLTGPQYTAPLREDMLRALSQTEPPEDRNNLARHRLGAVGATINDLFGAVTIVNPGGSYTLATEHSPLPLAVRNDLAVPIRVRLQVDAPPGMTVTDLGEQEIPPGYLPLRIPIEVHFTQRVAVDVTLRTPDGLQLGEPVRLSVHSNAYGKVLFAITLIGATVLAALVGRRLYHRFRGQPDPADLDRPRRATAEGRE, from the coding sequence GTGACCACGCCGAGGTGGGTCGGCAAACTGCCCCGGATCGTGCTGATCCTCGGTTTCCTTGCCGTACTCGCGATGCCAACGACCGCGCCGGCCGCCGCCGGTGAACCGGGGTCGGCGCCGTTCCTGCAAGTGCGGGTGGACAGCGTCACACCGGATCTCATCACCACGACCAGCGAGCCGACGGTCACCGTCACCGGCACTGTCACCAATGTCGGTGACCGTCCAGTTCGCGATGTCGTCGCCCGCCTCGAACGTGCTACAGCGGTGACCTCCTCGGCGGGGCTGCGCACCAACCTCGACGGCGCCAACGACCAGTTCCAGCCCGTTGGCGAATTCGCCACCGTCGCCCCCGAGATGCAGCGCGGCCAGGCGGTCGGATTCACGTTCAGTTATCCGCTCCGGTCACGCACCGCACCGTCACTGGGCATCGAACGCCCTGGGGTGTACCCGCTGCTGATCAATATCAACGGCACCCCGGACTACGGCGACGCCGCCCGCCTCGACGACGCGCGCTTCCTGCTGCCGGTTCTCGGCGTACCGCCGGACCCGACCAACACCTCGGCCGACACGCTGACCGATGTCGTGCCCCCCGACACCACCAAACCCGTTGCGGTGACCATGCTTTGGCCACTGGCCGACAAGCCGCGGCTGGCCCCCGGTGTCCCCGGCGGAAGTACACCGGTGCGGTTGATGAACGACGACCTGGCGGTGTCGCTCGCCGCGGGCGGCCGGCTGGACACGCTGCTTTCGGCTGTCGACTTCGCCACCACCCCGCCGGTGGATCCCGGCGGTGACACCGCCCGGGCGCTGTGTCTGGCGGTCGACCCCGACCTGTTGGTCACGGTCAACGCAATGACCGCCGGCTACGTCGTCTCCGACTCCCCCGACGGGCTCGGAACCGCCGCGCACCCCGGCACCGGACAGGCCGCGGCGGTGGCGTGGCTGGACAAGCTGCGCGCCCTGGCCAAACGGATGTGCGTCGCGCCGACGCCCTACGCGCAGGCCGACCTCGGCGCGCTGCAACGGGTGGGCGACGCCGGACTGAACTCCGCAGCGACCGTCAGCGCAGGCGACATCATCGATCAGATCCTCGGCATCACGTCGGTGCGCGGCGCGACGATCCTGGGCGACGGGCCGCTGACGCCCGCCGGGGTCGCATTGTTGAGCGGCCAAGGTCCGACGGTCGCGATCGCGGCCGCGAACTGCTCGGCGCAGGACTCCTCGACCGGGGCACCCATGATCGCCGACGTGGCCCCGCGACGGTTGTCACCGCAAGTGGTGCTGGCCCCGTTCGACCCGGCCGTCGGCGCCGCTCTGGCCGGCGTCGGGACCGACCCTGACCTGCCCACCTATCTGGACTCGTCGCTGACCGTTCCGCTCGACCACGACTCGATGGTCGCCCGCCGCCAGGACGCCATCGCGTCGATAATGTGGCGGGCCCTGCAGCCGGAGGCCGAACCGCGCGGCCAGATCCTCCTTCCCCCACTGAAGTGGAGCCCCCAGCCCAACGACGCGCAGTCAATGCTGACGGCACTGGCCACCACGATCCGCTCGGGGCTGGCTTTCGCCCGGCCGCTCGATGCGGTGATCACGCAATCGTCAACATCCGCGGCGGCCGCGAGCCCCGGCGCCGATCTCCTGCGGAATGCCCGCGGCGGGTTCGACGACGACGTCATCTCCACGATCACCGGGCAGGTCGGCCGGCTGTGGGGACTGACCGCGTCGCTGACCACCGACCCGCGCACCGGGCTGACCGGGCCGCAGTACACCGCGCCACTGCGGGAGGACATGCTGCGCGCCCTGAGCCAGACCGAACCGCCCGAGGACCGCAACAACCTGGCCCGCCACCGCCTCGGTGCGGTCGGAGCCACGATCAACGACCTCTTCGGGGCGGTGACAATCGTGAACCCCGGCGGCTCCTACACGCTGGCCACCGAACACAGCCCGCTGCCGCTCGCGGTCCGCAACGACCTCGCCGTCCCGATCCGGGTCCGCCTCCAGGTCGACGCGCCGCCCGGCATGACGGTCACCGACCTCGGTGAGCAGGAGATCCCGCCGGGATACCTGCCGCTGCGAATCCCGATCGAGGTGCACTTCACCCAGCGGGTCGCCGTCGACGTCACGCTGCGCACCCCGGACGGGCTGCAGCTCGGCGAGCCGGTGCGCCTGTCTGTGCACTCCAACGCCTACGGCAAGGTGCTGTTCGCGATCACCCTGATCGGCGCCACGGTGCTGGCCGCACTCGTCGGGCGCCGGCT